The DNA sequence cttactaagaaggaaaataactGTGATAAAGCCTACAAGAACTGGGATAACAGAAGAGTATTGAAATATAGACGTATCTTCTTCATGTGCACTCTTAGATTTGTTTTCAGTATGAGCTGAATTATGTCTTGAGATAGTATGAAGTGAATTTTGCATATGATCTCCACTTTCttgtatttgtatatttttgaCTTGTTGGGATCCTGCAGAAAGTACCGCTAATAAATTATCTACAACAAGATAATTTGAAAGTACAGAATTAACTGCTGTAGAAGAAGCAACAGGAACAGAAGTTGTAGAAACAGCAGGATTAGAAGAATGAGGAGACATAGAATGATTAGCAGAAGCAGGAGAAACAACAGTATTCTGTAATGACAAAAGAATTGCTTGTTTTTGTTGTTCATTTATAGGTTTAGTGACATCTATTTTACTTCGTTGAATTCCtctatattcattttttactgtTTGATCTTTTTTACCTAGCTCTTTTATGCTCTGACTATTTGGACTTGTAgaagttttataaaaatataacgaaTCAGGTATAACTGGAGCTTCTTCCAATTCTGGAATGTCataagttttattttctttatgttCATGCTCTACATaaggtgttatttttttgctttggAGAATAGTTACATCTTTCTGATTTGTTGGTACTATATTAACAGGAAGAACATATTCATCATTAGGTTTGTAGTTATGTCGAATATGTGCTGGAATATGTTCCCTAAAATGTCTGCCATGTTCACATTGGAAAGGGCTATCAAACAAGGTGACAACATCACAATTATCATCAATTTGAAAAGGTTCAATCATAGAACTATatctaatatattttctccaGTAATAGTCATTCCAAAAATTCACCAAGCTGTCAATCATCCAGTATCTAAaccttttacatttttcctcttcaagtatattcattttatgcaATTCACCTTTTAGTACATCCCTTTCATCACAATAAtcttccatttcttttcttaatatccttatttctttattataatgTGTAGGGTTTCTTGCGCAACTATTTCCAGTTTTTGTTTGTAAATTCTTcaacaatttattttccacttCTTTGTTCCAGTAGTTTTCTCTTTTACTTGGAGACCATAAAGGAACAATGTGTTCATTGAATTCATCTCTTAAATCATCTAAAAAGTAGTTTAAACCTCTACATTCACGATGTGTATCTGTGGTATatttatgctttttaaaagtcTCATCATATTCTACAAGGGCATACTGAAATCTTTGTGAGATTtccttatatttttcattagtttttatattatgtggTACATCTATAtctaatttaaatttttttcgcaatgGCATCgtgcattatattataagttTGTCTTCAATTTAGATTTCACccttattattttatttataagataCAGTATATATAACTAAACTAAAATTGTTACCTTAAGAAATCTAATTAcaagaaaatatatgattCCAACAAAGAACGTATGTGAACAAAATATCAGTATTTGTGTCTTAACtaataatgaattattaaatattgtCTTAAGAAACAGGTTTTAACAAAGCATATGAGACTCTATATATTTGAACAAAATAGTTAcattattatgaaaacaaaataaaatagaaaatgccGATATGTGTTTTACACAATTATTACACATATTTAAGTGTGTGAACAAGTATgcgataaaaatatttaatgaacaTTGTTTCCATAAGGACAAAATGTGAATGCATAATAACTATGCATATAATAGTAAATAGTGGAactcttaaaaataaaagaaaattaacataGTAATACTATACGTTTAGAATAacatattatgataaatcaTATTTGATTAATATGTTCATTTATCTATATGTCATAGTGGTCAAGGCAACATATATAATTGCAATACACACTTATAAAGTGGAACTTACAATGTAGTATGACTTCATATATTGTATAACATAAACActatttaatgataaatattgctgttcataaaattaataaaatatttttctgtttttagTAAAACACTATTTTAACATTAATAAGAATACTTTACTTTAAATGAACAGGGATTCATTCCCTGTATACACATCTATACATTTTAGTTTTTATCTCCTTGAGGTTATTGTacgaataaaaatatatgtatatgaaaaaaaatattagtgAAAGgcaaatattatttgtaaaataattttctaaaaataaataaagcatatttaatttatctaaaattttgttatttttaatatttgtgttatataaaaaagtattgGGGGCTTATGCTTGTGAGAAATTGCCCTGCATTTCTCTATATGTTAACTATGgggaaattattaatttaatgtaatgtgtataataattgtataaaattaCGGAAATACGAGgattctttaattttttcattattcagtataaattttataataaatattatacactgttaataattttttcttttaaaaagcatttattgtttttataagtaaaaaaaaaaagaaggcacaaaattattttaacatttttcgAGTTATAGTACTAAAGGAGCAAAATaagtagtaaaaaatattgaaatatcttatataatttcttaataagaaataataattacacatTTATGTTTCAGAATGTTCCAAAAAGAacgtggtaaaaaaaaaaatttgccgTATAGAGAGATTTATgtgttctttttatattttatatatMCTTTTATTATCTGTTAGTAATTATACGAAATTCAGTTTTTACTTTAttgagaaatataaaatcttatcaagaaattatattaaattccgttttttttgcatatatctCCTATTtgcaataaattattataaaatcgCAGCATATTTTAggttatatatgtaaaatacattgaaaaaaatattattagtttttattttcatatattgYATATGTAACTAGGTagttttaatgaaaaattagaATGATCTGCAACAACCTTAATAAtaatactatattttttttttaatcattatcctgtccactttttttattatacatttattgtAGTTAATCAATgaatcatattttatatttcataaaattttcaKAattattcttaattttatccttttcattataatacGTAAATTATCAGAGTATgtagcatattttttcaattgttTTTCTGTtctgttttgttttctttgttttttttatcatataaattatttaaatatacattatttataattttttaaatatttacatttttgctgaAAGTAAAAAGTATAGtattaaacatatttatatggaAAATTCCCTCTTTATAAGCATAAGACGGTCATTATTTTAAGTACAATAAGGAAAGAAAAGTAAAACGTGATAACCATAAAACTGTCGAATTGGGCATCTGAAGACCTTGTTATAAAGGTTTTCCactgaaaatataatatatgttatattattattgtaaatactcgttataatttaaattaaattcgtAAGTCATcaatcctttttatttctatgcTTATTATGTGGAATTATTAATTAAGTGCATTAACTCAATTTTGCATAGGAGTTAAATttgcttttatattttcatgcATTAACggttattataataattttgatatattcgtggaaataatatattaaacattttacgATGAAGAATACATTTAAGAATGTATTACATATatggaaaatcaaaaaaagcatatagtatatattattacgtTTATGATGTTgctgaatttatttttttttcaaaataatatcCAGGGAAAGGTATTGTGATTTTGTTATCTGTGtgagaacaaaaaagttcaaaaaattatgggaAAATTTTTGGTAATatgtttctattttttaattgaagtAATAAGCTCCGCATAACGCTGTTGTGCTTACAAAAATATGGGAGTTCCCTTATATGTGATTTGTGGGAACTGTG is a window from the Plasmodium vivax scf_7171 genomic scaffold, whole genome shotgun sequence genome containing:
- a CDS encoding Pvstp1, truncated, putative (encoded by transcript PVX_242295A), with product MPLRKKFKLDIDVPHNIKTNEKYKEISQRFQYALVEYDETFKKHKYTTDTHRECRGLNYFLDDLRDEFNEHIVPLWSPSKRENYWNKEVENKLLKNLQTKTGNSCARNPTHYNKEIRILRKEMEDYCDERDVLKGELHKMNILEEEKCKRFRYWMIDSLVNFWNDYYWRKYIRYSSMIEPFQIDDNCDVVTLFDSPFQCEHGRHFREHIPAHIRHNYKPNDEYVLPVNIVPTNQKDVTILQSKKITPYVEHEHKENKTYDIPELEEAPVIPDSLYFYKTSTSPNSQSIKELGKKDQTVKNEYRGIQRSKIDVTKPINEQQKQAILLSLQNTVVSPASANHSMSPHSSNPAVSTTSVPVASSTAVNSVLSNYLVVDNLLAVLSAGSQQVKNIQIQESGDHMQNSLHTISRHNSAHTENKSKSAHEEDTSIFQYSSVIPVLVGFITVIFLLSKYTSFGLLFGNKKKERHHKKLQEIRLKPTHLEKTSNIIEHDNLEDTKHDMYDKYIMYRRGKHIYTPKKKRNLKKTIIDIHLGSI